The following coding sequences are from one Caminibacter pacificus window:
- a CDS encoding HP0268 family nuclease: MKLKLIGPDNEIIEKNYEEFVSEIKPNSFFYFHKDTSYKDLKDLIDKLESDGYSVYFREVKFGLDEGAYMYELHII; the protein is encoded by the coding sequence ATGAAACTCAAACTTATCGGACCTGATAACGAAATTATCGAAAAGAACTATGAGGAATTCGTAAGTGAAATAAAACCGAACAGCTTTTTTTACTTTCATAAAGATACAAGCTACAAAGATTTAAAAGACCTAATCGACAAGCTTGAAAGCGACGGATATTCAGTATATTTCAGAGAAGTGAAATTCGGGCTTGACGAAGGTGCTTATATGTATGAGCTTCATATCATCTAA
- a CDS encoding tyrosine-type recombinase/integrase — protein sequence MKSFLNKEINKFLKYVKQTNSKETYRTYESVLKEALEFIEIENGAIDITPYRLHIANLSKKTIAKKVSALRSFFDFLQREGFKYKIVGDEHIKVPKTLPKPVSLEHIKEALKVADMDEYLAIMVVFSLGLRISEAANIKLSDIKGDWIEIRGKGNKTRIVPIHPKLKEFIDKYLKINPKKEYLFEKNGKKMSDANLRYVIQKAFKKIGIHVTPHQLRHSFATYMLDKGARINDVSELLGHEFISTTQIYTKLSNSLKLKNYLKAHPLCG from the coding sequence ATGAAGAGCTTTTTGAATAAAGAGATAAACAAATTTCTTAAATATGTTAAACAAACAAACTCAAAAGAGACATATAGAACATACGAAAGCGTATTAAAAGAAGCGCTTGAATTTATCGAAATTGAAAACGGAGCTATTGATATAACTCCTTATCGCCTGCATATTGCAAATCTAAGCAAAAAAACGATAGCAAAAAAAGTCTCGGCCCTAAGAAGTTTTTTCGATTTTTTGCAAAGAGAAGGTTTTAAATACAAAATTGTCGGTGACGAACACATAAAAGTCCCTAAAACTCTACCAAAACCCGTAAGCTTAGAACATATAAAAGAGGCTTTGAAAGTTGCCGATATGGATGAGTATTTGGCGATTATGGTCGTCTTTTCTTTAGGGCTTAGAATAAGCGAAGCAGCAAACATAAAACTCAGCGACATAAAAGGCGATTGGATAGAAATAAGAGGAAAAGGAAACAAAACGAGAATCGTCCCGATACACCCTAAACTCAAAGAATTCATCGACAAATACTTAAAAATAAACCCTAAAAAAGAGTATCTTTTCGAAAAAAACGGCAAAAAAATGAGCGATGCCAATCTCAGATATGTTATTCAAAAAGCTTTTAAAAAAATAGGAATACACGTAACACCTCACCAGCTAAGACACTCTTTTGCGACTTATATGCTCGATAAAGGCGCAAGAATCAACGACGTAAGCGAGCTTTTGGGACACGAGTTTATATCAACCACCCAAATTTACACGAAACTCAGTAACTCGCTTAAACTAAAAAATTACTTAAAAGCGCATCCGCTATGTGGTTAG
- a CDS encoding YraN family protein — protein sequence MNTFNKGRAAESKAADFLESKGFKIIEKNFYCKGGEIDIIAFKNDTFHFVEVKSGRDFEPVYNITPQKIKRITKCLFRYVQKNKITSAYCISAVIIKENSIEIIENLTL from the coding sequence ATGAATACGTTTAATAAAGGAAGAGCGGCCGAATCCAAAGCCGCCGATTTTTTAGAAAGTAAAGGATTTAAAATTATCGAAAAAAACTTTTACTGCAAAGGTGGAGAAATAGATATTATCGCTTTTAAAAACGATACTTTTCATTTTGTGGAAGTAAAAAGCGGCAGGGATTTCGAACCCGTATATAACATTACACCGCAAAAAATAAAAAGAATTACAAAGTGTCTTTTTAGATACGTTCAAAAAAATAAAATAACTTCGGCTTATTGTATTTCAGCAGTGATTATAAAGGAAAATTCAATTGAAATTATTGAAAATTTAACGTTATAA
- a CDS encoding DUF475 domain-containing protein, whose translation MKYFYVSFIIAVAGLVAAYFLGGFAAVYLTAILAVLEVSLSFDNAVVNAKILKTMDEVWQKRFLTWGIIIAVFGMRLVFPVIIVAVAAGLSLQDTIHIALFDPEKYHQILLSAEKLIYAFGGAFLWMVFSDFLFEEKEVRWIKPFERTAEKFGRVNNISLIVAMIIGIIVTYDAKSYEVAIAYFLGLLSYSILKGVNEAFSAEGVKSGLMGLLYLEVLDASFSFDGVIGAFAITPNIWLIMIGLGVGAMFVRSLTIWMVEKGVLDEYKYLEHGAHYAIGVLAVIMLLKIFFHVGELITGTLGLGLLIAAFIHSKIEKTTK comes from the coding sequence TTGAAATATTTTTACGTCTCTTTTATTATCGCCGTAGCGGGATTGGTCGCCGCTTATTTTTTAGGCGGTTTTGCCGCGGTGTATCTGACTGCCATTCTTGCCGTTTTGGAGGTTAGTTTATCGTTTGATAACGCCGTTGTTAACGCAAAAATTTTAAAAACGATGGATGAAGTTTGGCAAAAGAGATTTTTAACTTGGGGAATTATTATTGCGGTATTCGGTATGAGGCTTGTTTTTCCAGTGATTATCGTAGCGGTGGCTGCCGGACTTTCTTTGCAAGATACTATTCATATAGCGCTTTTTGACCCTGAGAAATATCATCAAATACTGCTTAGCGCCGAAAAACTGATTTATGCGTTCGGTGGGGCGTTTTTATGGATGGTTTTTAGTGACTTTTTGTTTGAAGAAAAAGAGGTTAGGTGGATTAAGCCGTTTGAGAGAACGGCTGAGAAATTCGGAAGAGTAAACAATATCTCTTTAATAGTGGCTATGATTATCGGAATAATAGTAACATACGATGCAAAAAGTTACGAAGTTGCTATTGCTTACTTTTTGGGACTGCTTAGTTATTCAATTTTAAAAGGAGTAAACGAAGCTTTCAGTGCCGAGGGTGTAAAAAGCGGTCTTATGGGGCTTTTGTATCTTGAAGTGTTGGATGCGAGTTTTAGTTTTGACGGAGTAATAGGAGCGTTTGCTATTACTCCGAATATTTGGCTTATTATGATCGGTCTTGGTGTCGGGGCTATGTTCGTTAGAAGTCTTACGATTTGGATGGTCGAAAAAGGCGTTTTGGACGAATACAAATATTTAGAACACGGCGCTCATTACGCAATCGGAGTTTTAGCGGTTATTATGCTTTTAAAAATTTTCTTCCATGTAGGGGAGCTTATCACAGGTACGCTTGGTCTTGGGCTTTTGATAGCCGCTTTTATTCATTCGAAAATAGAAAAAACTACAAAATAA
- a CDS encoding NAD(P)/FAD-dependent oxidoreductase, with product MKTIIIGAGASGLFLASLLKKDYLILEHNSQIGAKIKISGGGKCNITNKFVSEKNYYGNQEFVKEILKNFSNKDLLSWLKKNNLEVNLLKENQYFFKNSDVLLDFFKKNVKNIRLNTEVLEVKEDLSVVTDKGVFKAQNVVVASGGLSFKKLGASGIGYEIAKSFSHSVTPLKPALVGLTVQPSESWFKNLSGISVFAKVKVGRKIFRQNVLFSHRGITGPAILNASLWWDRGKITIDFLNKEVFSYLKNPNKQISTQLPLPKRFIKEFLKAVGVEDKRVKFLKKEEKEKLKLLNSYEFAPAGTFGFERAEVTKGGVLTQELDLNMQSKFRKNLYFAGEVVDVTGELGGYNFQWAFSSAYAIYRSLV from the coding sequence TTGAAAACAATAATAATCGGTGCGGGTGCAAGCGGGCTTTTTTTGGCTTCGTTATTAAAAAAAGATTATCTTATTTTGGAGCATAATTCCCAAATAGGAGCAAAAATAAAAATAAGCGGCGGAGGGAAGTGTAATATCACAAACAAATTCGTCAGCGAAAAAAATTATTATGGAAATCAAGAATTCGTAAAAGAGATATTAAAAAACTTTTCAAATAAAGACCTTCTCTCTTGGCTTAAAAAAAATAACCTCGAAGTGAATCTTTTAAAAGAAAATCAATATTTTTTTAAAAATTCGGACGTTTTGCTTGATTTTTTCAAAAAAAACGTAAAAAACATCCGTTTAAATACCGAAGTTTTGGAAGTAAAAGAGGACTTGAGCGTCGTAACCGATAAAGGAGTATTTAAAGCTCAAAACGTTGTGGTGGCAAGCGGCGGGCTTAGTTTTAAAAAGCTTGGTGCAAGCGGAATAGGATATGAGATTGCAAAAAGCTTTTCTCACTCCGTCACGCCTTTAAAGCCGGCACTTGTGGGCTTAACCGTACAGCCGAGTGAGAGTTGGTTTAAGAATTTAAGCGGGATATCCGTTTTTGCAAAAGTGAAAGTCGGCCGAAAAATCTTTAGACAAAACGTGCTTTTTTCTCATAGAGGCATTACGGGGCCGGCTATTTTAAACGCTTCTTTGTGGTGGGATAGAGGAAAAATAACGATCGATTTTTTAAATAAAGAGGTCTTTTCATATCTTAAAAATCCCAACAAACAGATATCCACTCAATTGCCTTTGCCAAAAAGATTTATAAAAGAGTTTTTAAAAGCGGTCGGTGTGGAAGATAAGAGAGTGAAATTTTTAAAAAAAGAAGAAAAAGAAAAACTGAAACTTTTAAATTCATACGAATTCGCACCTGCCGGGACTTTCGGATTCGAAAGGGCGGAAGTGACAAAAGGCGGTGTTTTGACGCAGGAGCTTGATTTGAATATGCAAAGCAAATTTAGAAAAAATCTCTATTTTGCGGGAGAGGTGGTTGATGTAACGGGTGAGCTTGGAGGATATAATTTTCAGTGGGCTTTTAGCAGTGCCTATGCTATTTACCGCTCTTTAGTTTAA
- a CDS encoding acyl-CoA thioesterase yields the protein MKKRIYYNHTDAGGIVYHSNYITFCEQARSEIFFSHGIYFSQTSGYVIKDLKAKFIKSAKLGDIIEIKTKVKKIRKTSIELLQEIYKDDELIFQLEVTAVYIQDGKISKIPKKHLEILNEYV from the coding sequence GTGAAAAAAAGAATCTACTACAACCACACCGATGCCGGAGGCATAGTGTATCACTCGAACTACATCACTTTTTGCGAACAAGCAAGAAGCGAAATTTTCTTCTCTCACGGCATATATTTTTCACAAACAAGCGGTTATGTAATAAAAGACTTAAAAGCCAAATTCATCAAATCGGCAAAACTCGGAGATATCATCGAAATAAAAACGAAAGTAAAAAAAATAAGAAAAACATCAATCGAGCTCTTGCAAGAAATCTATAAAGATGACGAACTGATTTTTCAGCTTGAAGTGACAGCCGTATATATTCAAGACGGAAAAATCTCAAAAATACCAAAAAAACATTTGGAGATATTAAATGAATACGTTTAA
- a CDS encoding cytochrome-c peroxidase, with amino-acid sequence MFKRLIVFFSFVLLYAEPISPIPLKVKYNEDKALLGKMLFFDPILSADNKVSCASCHSPKYGGADNKRFSIGVFGRVDEPMNSPTVYNAVFNCWQFWNGRAKNLFEQAKMANEDPDEMGMTPKKLEEKLNKNNKYKKLFSLVYKKEYITYDMVFDAIAEFEKALITPNCRFDKYLRGNKNAITEQEKRGYFLFKSYGCITCHNGRNLGGNSFQKLGVLTVDVKIPRGRDRFEVTHIPYDKYVYKVPTLRNIALTAPYFHDGSVKNLKEAIAKMGVLNLGVKIPAEDIKDIEAFLKTLTGETPAIIKNMQ; translated from the coding sequence ATGTTTAAGAGATTAATAGTTTTTTTTAGTTTTGTTTTGTTATATGCCGAGCCTATAAGTCCTATACCTTTAAAAGTAAAATATAACGAAGATAAGGCTTTGCTTGGAAAAATGCTTTTTTTCGATCCGATATTATCGGCTGATAATAAAGTAAGCTGTGCCAGTTGTCACTCTCCTAAATACGGAGGAGCGGATAATAAGAGATTTTCAATCGGAGTTTTCGGAAGAGTTGATGAGCCTATGAATTCTCCGACCGTTTATAATGCCGTTTTTAACTGCTGGCAGTTTTGGAACGGACGAGCTAAAAATCTTTTCGAACAAGCGAAAATGGCAAATGAAGACCCTGATGAAATGGGAATGACGCCTAAAAAACTTGAAGAAAAATTAAATAAAAATAATAAATATAAAAAGCTTTTTTCATTGGTTTATAAAAAAGAATATATAACTTACGATATGGTTTTTGATGCTATTGCCGAATTTGAAAAAGCACTTATTACTCCTAATTGTAGATTCGATAAATATCTAAGGGGCAATAAAAACGCTATAACCGAACAAGAAAAAAGAGGATATTTTCTTTTTAAATCTTACGGATGTATAACTTGTCACAACGGAAGAAATTTAGGCGGTAATAGCTTCCAAAAATTGGGAGTTTTAACGGTTGATGTTAAGATTCCAAGAGGTAGAGATAGGTTTGAGGTTACTCATATACCTTATGATAAATATGTTTATAAAGTCCCCACTTTAAGAAATATAGCTTTAACGGCTCCGTATTTTCATGACGGAAGTGTAAAAAATTTAAAAGAAGCTATTGCAAAAATGGGAGTGTTGAATTTAGGAGTTAAAATACCGGCCGAGGATATAAAAGATATCGAAGCGTTTTTGAAAACATTAACGGGTGAAACTCCCGCTATTATAAAGAATATGCAATGA
- a CDS encoding EAL domain-containing protein, whose product MIFDKVSKKVLILMLSGLVAISVIFVSNILLKRYFVMNKNIFYHLNLLQKEEYKLNYHLLQSSIYMYYNNDKISQDIHTIQKEIKFFKNFPFFKWHFPKAYEDLLRYEELFDKKVQLIFEFQRYNLPLKNSIIFLSNILTRLPNNINNKEYLKNAVSIISSIFLARQAIDLSYLKDITLNKLSNIKLTQKEQEFNRNLLLNLNVFFKYFPKYKKLLDEILNIPTTKALKDAFNNYSYVTGRDIKIFEILSYILGIFILVLIAYLVYSVYVLEIKVRQITFLLYHDTLTKLYNRLKFNEDVKKLQRPALVLFNIDRFKHINDFYGVDVGDEILKFVAHELLDYVKLENPSAKVYRLGADDFGVLCDCHNEKKLREFAEKFINSMEEYSIDVLGNGINYTISLSAGIAKEDPLLEKADMALKNVKKDLKEKVKFFEKELNCQIKENIKKTHELKYALEHNKIIPYFQGIYDKNKNIVKYEVLARIKTPSGEIKSIFPYLQIARENRQYNQITLIILKKVKEIMQRHKDLNLSLNLSIEDISHNETLSYILGGFLDENIAKRVTFEILESEIENYDIMQNFIKMVKPMGVKVAIDDFGSGYSNFARIMSLDVDYLKIDGSLIKNLDEDEKTKMIVETIVEFAKKSQKETVAEFVKNEDIFNECVKLGIDYYQGFYLDIPSAKFN is encoded by the coding sequence ATGATTTTCGATAAAGTTTCAAAAAAAGTATTAATTTTAATGCTTTCGGGACTTGTCGCTATAAGCGTAATTTTTGTATCTAATATTTTATTGAAAAGATATTTCGTTATGAATAAAAATATTTTTTATCATCTTAATTTGTTGCAAAAAGAGGAGTATAAGCTTAATTATCATCTGCTTCAATCAAGTATTTATATGTATTACAATAACGATAAAATTTCCCAGGATATTCATACTATTCAAAAAGAGATTAAGTTTTTTAAAAACTTTCCTTTTTTTAAATGGCATTTTCCTAAAGCTTATGAAGATTTATTAAGATACGAAGAACTCTTCGATAAAAAAGTGCAGCTTATTTTTGAGTTTCAAAGATATAATCTTCCTCTTAAAAATTCGATAATATTTTTATCGAATATTCTTACCAGATTGCCGAATAATATTAATAACAAAGAGTATTTGAAAAATGCCGTTTCAATAATATCTTCGATTTTTTTAGCCAGGCAGGCTATAGATTTGAGTTATTTAAAGGATATTACCTTAAATAAACTTTCAAATATTAAATTAACGCAAAAAGAACAGGAGTTTAATAGAAACTTACTTTTGAATTTAAACGTATTTTTTAAATATTTTCCAAAATATAAGAAACTTTTGGATGAAATATTAAATATTCCCACAACCAAAGCTTTAAAAGACGCTTTTAATAATTATAGTTATGTAACGGGAAGAGATATAAAGATTTTTGAAATACTCTCTTATATTTTAGGAATTTTTATTTTGGTTTTAATTGCATATCTTGTTTATTCCGTTTATGTATTGGAGATAAAAGTCAGGCAAATTACGTTTCTTTTATATCATGACACTTTAACAAAACTTTATAACCGGCTCAAATTCAATGAAGATGTAAAAAAACTGCAAAGACCGGCATTAGTGCTTTTTAATATCGATAGATTTAAGCATATTAACGATTTTTACGGAGTGGATGTCGGGGATGAGATATTGAAATTCGTGGCACATGAACTTTTGGATTATGTAAAACTTGAAAATCCGAGCGCGAAAGTGTATAGACTAGGAGCGGATGATTTCGGGGTGCTTTGTGATTGTCATAATGAAAAAAAATTAAGAGAATTTGCCGAAAAATTTATAAATTCTATGGAAGAATATAGTATTGATGTACTCGGAAACGGTATTAATTATACGATTTCTTTAAGTGCGGGAATAGCAAAAGAAGACCCTTTGCTTGAAAAAGCCGACATGGCTTTGAAAAACGTAAAAAAAGATTTGAAAGAGAAAGTTAAATTTTTCGAAAAAGAACTTAACTGTCAAATAAAAGAGAATATCAAAAAAACACATGAGCTGAAATATGCATTAGAACATAATAAAATCATTCCTTATTTTCAAGGAATATACGATAAAAATAAAAATATCGTAAAATACGAAGTCTTAGCAAGAATAAAAACTCCAAGCGGAGAGATAAAATCTATTTTTCCTTATCTTCAAATAGCAAGAGAAAACAGACAATACAATCAAATCACTTTAATAATTTTAAAAAAAGTAAAAGAAATAATGCAAAGACATAAAGATTTGAATTTGAGTTTGAATTTATCAATTGAAGATATTAGTCACAATGAAACTCTTTCATATATTTTAGGAGGTTTTTTAGATGAAAATATTGCAAAAAGAGTAACTTTTGAAATTTTGGAATCGGAAATAGAAAATTACGATATTATGCAAAACTTTATCAAAATGGTAAAACCTATGGGCGTTAAGGTAGCGATTGATGATTTCGGAAGCGGATATAGTAATTTTGCGAGGATTATGAGTTTGGATGTCGATTATTTGAAAATAGACGGTAGTTTGATTAAAAATCTTGATGAAGACGAAAAAACTAAAATGATAGTTGAGACGATAGTAGAATTTGCTAAAAAATCTCAAAAAGAGACGGTTGCAGAATTTGTAAAAAACGAAGATATTTTTAATGAATGTGTAAAATTAGGAATAGATTATTATCAAGGGTTCTATTTAGATATTCCAAGTGCAAAATTTAATTAA
- the nusA gene encoding transcription termination factor NusA yields MDKVLNLLSMVANEKGLDFEEVKEAFKRSIIKTAKKILGDIDVDVELDENGELKIYQNFTVVNDDRALEEPEKYLYLDEAKEFDENASIGDKLRAELDLSKLGRSGAMALQREFEREITRLLENEIYRKLISKLNTIVSGEVVKVDSEENTWVELEGVKGVLPRRNRIKGEKFEVGDVLKALLKYVHFDNKKGITIELSRTAPKFLEKLIENAVPEVRDGIIKIHGSARIPGVRSKVAVSSLNPKIEPIGTIIGKNGVRINAISNELHGENIDVIEYSSKPEIFVARALSPAIVKNVKIDEKNGIAYVEVDPNEKAKAIGKNGVNITLASMLTKYKIELKEPQEKSNDTSKLENLFKI; encoded by the coding sequence GTGGATAAGGTACTTAATCTTTTGTCGATGGTGGCTAACGAAAAGGGTCTTGATTTTGAAGAAGTAAAAGAGGCGTTTAAGCGCTCTATTATCAAAACCGCCAAAAAAATACTCGGTGATATCGATGTGGATGTGGAGCTTGACGAAAACGGAGAGCTTAAAATTTATCAAAACTTTACTGTTGTAAACGACGACAGAGCTCTTGAAGAGCCTGAGAAATATCTCTATTTGGACGAAGCAAAAGAATTTGACGAAAATGCGTCAATCGGAGATAAATTAAGAGCCGAGCTTGATTTGAGTAAGCTCGGAAGAAGCGGGGCTATGGCTCTTCAAAGAGAGTTTGAGCGCGAAATTACAAGACTTCTTGAAAACGAAATATATAGAAAGCTTATTTCTAAACTTAATACTATCGTAAGCGGCGAAGTTGTAAAAGTGGATAGCGAAGAAAATACTTGGGTTGAACTTGAGGGCGTAAAAGGGGTACTTCCGAGAAGAAACAGAATTAAAGGTGAGAAATTCGAAGTCGGAGACGTATTAAAGGCATTGTTGAAATATGTACATTTCGACAATAAAAAAGGTATCACTATAGAACTTAGCCGTACGGCTCCTAAATTTTTGGAAAAACTTATAGAAAACGCCGTGCCCGAAGTTAGAGACGGGATTATTAAAATTCACGGAAGTGCGAGAATTCCGGGAGTCAGAAGTAAAGTTGCCGTAAGCTCTTTAAATCCTAAAATCGAGCCAATAGGGACTATTATCGGTAAAAACGGAGTTAGAATCAACGCCATTTCAAACGAACTTCACGGAGAAAATATAGACGTTATCGAATATTCGTCCAAACCTGAAATTTTCGTAGCAAGAGCATTGTCTCCTGCAATCGTTAAAAACGTAAAAATAGACGAAAAAAACGGAATTGCTTATGTTGAAGTAGATCCTAACGAAAAAGCGAAAGCTATCGGGAAAAACGGAGTGAATATCACTCTTGCGAGTATGCTTACTAAATACAAAATCGAGCTTAAAGAGCCGCAAGAAAAATCAAACGACACAAGCAAACTTGAAAATCTTTTCAAAATTTAA
- the miaB gene encoding tRNA (N6-isopentenyl adenosine(37)-C2)-methylthiotransferase MiaB, producing MKMKKLYIETFGCQMNVKDTEHIIGELSDIYTPTQNPKEADLIIINTCSVREKPVQKLFSELGALKKENPNAKFGVCGCTASHMGEEIIKRAPYVSFVLGARNVSRIKEAINKEKAVITDIDYDDTTYVFKNTRKNPYKDFVNIMVGCDKKCTFCIVPKTRGKELSIPMDLILKQVEELANDGVKEITLLGQNVNTYGKRFSVPHPKVDFTDLLREVSKIDGIERIRFTSPHPLHADDKFLDEFANNPKICKHIHFPLQSGSSEILKAMKRGYTKEWFLNRAEIIRQIPDVAISTDIIVGFPGESEEDFKDTLEVVEKVRFEQIFSFVYSPRPLTEAAEFPNQVPKDIAKKRLWQLQELHAQILEEISKEQIGKTYKVLVEEVGMGKSDNFFTVKLDKDPNLLGKIVDVKIEEANKHTLKGRVI from the coding sequence ATTAAGATGAAAAAACTCTACATCGAAACCTTTGGGTGTCAGATGAATGTAAAAGACACCGAACACATTATCGGAGAGCTCTCCGATATCTACACTCCTACCCAAAACCCTAAAGAAGCCGATTTGATAATCATAAACACCTGCTCGGTCAGAGAAAAACCGGTTCAAAAACTATTCTCCGAACTCGGAGCTTTAAAAAAAGAAAATCCCAACGCAAAATTCGGTGTTTGCGGATGTACCGCAAGCCATATGGGTGAAGAGATTATAAAAAGAGCGCCTTATGTCAGCTTTGTTTTGGGAGCGAGAAACGTAAGCAGAATAAAAGAAGCGATAAATAAAGAAAAAGCGGTAATCACCGACATAGACTACGACGACACCACATACGTTTTTAAAAATACCCGCAAAAATCCTTATAAAGATTTCGTAAATATTATGGTCGGGTGCGATAAGAAATGTACTTTTTGTATTGTTCCCAAAACAAGAGGAAAAGAGCTTTCGATTCCTATGGATTTGATTTTAAAACAAGTAGAAGAGCTTGCAAACGACGGAGTAAAAGAGATAACGCTTTTAGGACAAAACGTAAATACTTACGGAAAAAGATTCAGCGTACCTCATCCGAAAGTCGATTTTACGGATTTGCTTAGAGAAGTGAGCAAAATAGACGGGATAGAGAGAATCAGATTCACCTCTCCTCATCCTTTGCACGCGGACGATAAATTTTTAGATGAATTCGCAAACAATCCTAAAATCTGCAAACACATCCATTTCCCTCTTCAAAGCGGAAGCAGCGAAATATTAAAAGCTATGAAAAGAGGATATACTAAAGAGTGGTTTTTAAATAGAGCCGAGATTATAAGACAAATTCCGGATGTTGCGATATCTACGGATATTATCGTAGGATTCCCGGGAGAGAGCGAAGAGGATTTTAAAGATACTTTGGAAGTAGTGGAAAAAGTGAGATTCGAGCAGATTTTTAGTTTTGTCTATTCACCAAGACCTCTAACAGAAGCCGCCGAGTTTCCGAATCAAGTACCAAAAGACATCGCAAAAAAAAGACTTTGGCAGCTTCAAGAGTTACACGCTCAAATCCTTGAAGAGATAAGTAAAGAACAAATAGGCAAAACCTACAAAGTGCTTGTCGAAGAGGTAGGAATGGGCAAGAGCGATAACTTTTTTACGGTAAAACTTGACAAAGACCCTAATTTACTTGGTAAAATAGTCGATGTAAAAATTGAAGAAGCGAACAAACATACTCTAAAAGGGAGAGTGATATAA